GGGCAGTATTTTCAAAGGAAAAAGCATTAAAAAAACAAAGTACTGGCGCAATATTATATATTAGAAAAATGTTCAGTCTACCGGTTCGTTTCCCAAAATTGAATATATGGACAAAGTAATAACGCCATTATTTGCAATCGCTTTCTTGAAATTTTGTATCAAAAAAATTTATTGGAATAATTTTTTGCCGTGGAATTAACTGATAATATGTTAAACTCTTATCTAGATGTTAATTTGCTATCAATTGATTATTAAAAATTTATGATCAGCAAAAAATGCAAACAGATTAGAGAGAAGGAAATCATATGCAAGAACAAAAATTGTCGAGAGGCCTTAAAAATAGGCACGTACAGCTAATCGCTATTGGCGGGGCAATCGGAACTGGATTATTTCTTGGTGCTGGAAAGTCTATTCATTTAGCAGGACCATCGATTTTATTTGCTTACATGATTACAGGAGTAATTTGCTTTTTAATCATGCGCGCACTTGGAGAACTACTCTTAACCAATTTAAAATATAATTCTTTTGTTGATTTTATTAAAGACTATTTAGGTAACATGGCAGCGTTTATCACTGGATGGACTTACTGGTTTTGCTGGATTTCAATTGCAATGGCCGACATAACAGCAGTTGGTCTCTATACCCAATTTTGGTTTCCTGATCTGCCACAGTGGATTCCAGGATTAATTGCGCTTGTCATTTTGTTAATTATGAACCTTGCAACCGTAAAACTTTTTGGTGAAATGGAATTCTGGTTCGCATTAATTAAGGTTATCGCGATTCTGGCACTAATTGTTATCGGTATTTTCATGATCATAAAAGGTTTTTCTACCAGCTCAGGCCCATCTAGTTTCACGAATCTATGGAGTCACGGAGGCATGTTCCCAAATGGCATAAATGGATTTATCCTCTCATTCCAGATGGTTGTGTTTGCGTTCGTTGGCATTGAACTTGTAGGACTTACAGCAGGTGAAACAGAAGACCCGGAAAAAGTTATTCCAAAAGCAATCAATAATATCCCTATTCGGGTGTTAATTTTCTATATCGGCGCACTTATTGTCATTATGAGTATTTATCCGTGGAGCGCCATCAACCCAATGGAAAGCCCATTCGTCCAAGTCTTTGTTGCGGTTGGTATCGCTGCAGCTGCTGGGATTGTCAATTTTGTCGTTCTAACATCCGCAGCTTCTGCATGTAACAGCGCCATTTTCAGTACAAGCCGGATGGTCTTCTCACTGGCCAAAGATAAAAATGCACCTGTACCATTTACAAAACTTACGTCCCATAAAGTGCCATCCAATGCATTGTTCTTTTCAACTGTTGTCATTCTCATTGCGGTTGTTTTGAACTATGTTATGCCAGAAGGAGTATTTACGCTGATTACAAGTATTTCTACAGTATGTTTCCTCTTTATTTGGGGAATTACGGTCATCTGCCATTTGAAATACCGTAAAACAAGACCGGATCTAGCGAAAGTGAACAAATTTAAATTGCCGCTTTATCCATTTTCCAATTACTTGATCCTTGCTTTCCTAGCATTCGTTCTTGTCGTGCTGGCACTTGCAGAAGATACTCGTGTCGCCTTGTTCGTAACGCCCGTTTGGTTTATTTTGCTGATTGCGATATATAAGTTGCGGAAAACGAAGACGAATCAAGCGGAAGAGGGAAAGGTAGTAGGAAAATAAGCCATCGGGGTTTATAGTAAAGATGCAAAAACCCCTGTCACTTGTTTTGATCTAGAAATGTACGGAGTAATTCTCTTTTTAGAGAGAATTACTTCCTTTTTTCTTTTAGGCTATAATTTAGCATCACGGATGATCATACCAATAATTTGTAATTTAACTTATTTTGTGTGCTGCACAAATTTGTATGTTAGTATTTTACCAATATAGCAGTTTCATATTCGAGAGTGTAGATTCTTTTCAAAAAAAGTGTTTGGAACGAACTTTGGTTTACCCTCTTGATTTATATAGGTTTAGCATGGTTTAATTATGGATGGCAAAAATGATATATCAATAAAGGGACTATAATCGTCAGTGATCAGCCCCGTCAAATAGACTTTTTTAAAAAGCTACACTACCTTTCTTCGGTAATCGACGACTGGAGAAAGGTTTGTAGTTTCTTTTACGGTTGAAAATGATAACAAATATATTTGTAGGATGATTTTTCTGATAATTATATTTTTTCAATCGGTGTAATTGATTAATTTATTGGAGGTTCTAATATGGAAAATAAAATACCTTTTTCCTTTATAGTCATAATTGGTTTAATGTTATTTGCTCTATTTTTTGGGGCAGGAAATTTAATTTTTCCTGCAATGCTGGGTCAATCAGCAGGATCAAATATTTGGTCAGCTAATATGGGCTTTTTACTTACAGGTGTTGGTCTGCCGTTACTCGGTGTATTGGCATTTGGGTTCTCTGGTAAAGAAGATTTGCAATCCTTAGCAAGTCGTGTCCATCCTATTTTTGGCGTCGTATTTACTACTGTTCTATATTTAGCAATAGGACCATTATTTGCTATGCCGCGAACAGGAAGTGTTTCTTTTGAGATAGGGGTAAAGCCGTTCATATCAGAAGGTTCTAGTTCTATTGCTTTACTTGTTTTTACAATCGCCTTTTTCAGTATTACGTGTTTTTTTTCGCTTAACCCCGCGAAAATTGTCGATATTGTAGGAAAAATCTTAACGCCGATAAAATTAACATTCATTGGTATCTTAGTAGTTGTTGGATTCATTTATCCGATTGGGAAATTTCAAGCACCGACAGACAATTATACAACTCACTCCTTTTTTAATGGATTTCAAGAAGGATATCTAACAATGGATGCTCTTGCATCGTTTGTTTTTGGAATTATTATTATTAATGCCATTAAAGAAAAAGGAGCTAAAACAAAAAAACAAATTATAACAGTTTGCGTGAAGGCAATAGGAATTTCTGCTGTTATCCTTGCAATTATTTATACAGCTCTATCCTATATAGGTGCTTCCAGCGTAGGAAAACTAGGTCATTTAGAAAATGGAGGAGCAGTATTAGCGAAAGTTTCAAACTATTATTTTGGAAGTTACGGCGGCGTGTTATTAGGACTAATGATCACCGTAGCTTGCTTAACGACTAGTGTAGGACTTACTACTTCTTGTGCTGCCTATTTTCATAAATTATTGCCAGCCATATCTTATAAAAAACTCGCAATTGGTTTATCTGTTTTCAGTACCATAGTGGCTAATATCGGTTTAACTCAATTAATTTCTATTTCCGTCCCTGTACTATCGATTATTTATCCATTAGCGATTGTACTGATAATCCTAACTTTCTTTCATCCATTATTTAATGGAAAGTCTGAAGTTTATCAAGGAAGCATGTTGTTAACCTTTTTTGTAAGTTTAGTAAGCGGGATAAATGATTCTGGTATACTCATTCCAATCGATAAATTTTTTAGTCACTATCTTCCTTTTTATGAAATCCTAAATGATTCTGCTTTAAACATTTCAATTATTAATAAATTTTTCAGTCATTATCTTCCTATGTATGATATAGGGTTAGGATGGGTTATTCCTGCTATTGTCGGTGGTCTTTTAGGACTTGGAGTAAGTATGCTGAAAAATAATGAACAGATTAAATATAAATCAACAGTATTAGACAAATAAAAAAATTTCAGGGAGCCTAGAGGTTACTTAGGCTTCTTTTTTTACTAAATTTTTCATCAATTTAGTTGAAGGATCATAAATATGATCAAACTTATAAAAAATCGGTTTTCCAAATAAATTTAAATTGAATGAGCGACCATTCGAGATGGTAAATTTTGTTCATTTTCATCATTGTTCCTCATTGGTCTTTATTTCTAATCATGTTATTGTCTTCTTTTAATTGGTATGGTAAATTTATTCTAAAGTTTTAATCCCAACCAAATACATTGGTTTTGTTTGTGTTCTGACCGGTCTACCGGAGGTACTCATCTAATTTCTTAGATAGGTGCCTCTTTTTTTGTTGAGGTTATAAATAAAAACTGAACAAAACAAAGCAAAAAAAGAGGGGAATGAAAGCAATTGGAGACAAGAGAATATGTAACAGATGTTCTTATTGTAGGTGGGGGAACAGCTGGGACAATGGCAGCAATTAAAGCCAAAGAGACAAATCCTGATTTGAATGTCCTCATTCTAGATAAAGCAGATATTCGAAGAAGTGGTGCTATTTCTATGGGGATGGATGGTTTAAATAATGCTATTATTCCAGGTCATGCTACCCCAGAGGAATATACTCTAGAGATAACAGCTTCTAATGATGGAATAATTGACCAAAGAGCGGTTTATCGACAAGCGAGTGAGTGCTACGAAATCGTTAAAGAGTTGGATTCGTGGGGGGTAGACTTTGAAAAAGACAACCAAGGTAATTATGTTGTCCACCGTGTCCATCGAAAAGGAAAATATGTTCTTCCAATGCCAAAGGCTAATGACCTTAAACTCATATTAGCTAAAAAAGTTAAAAAAATGAGAGCTAAGGTTGTTAACCGGGTTATGGTAACTAGATTATTAAC
This window of the Bacillus gobiensis genome carries:
- a CDS encoding amino acid permease; its protein translation is MQEQKLSRGLKNRHVQLIAIGGAIGTGLFLGAGKSIHLAGPSILFAYMITGVICFLIMRALGELLLTNLKYNSFVDFIKDYLGNMAAFITGWTYWFCWISIAMADITAVGLYTQFWFPDLPQWIPGLIALVILLIMNLATVKLFGEMEFWFALIKVIAILALIVIGIFMIIKGFSTSSGPSSFTNLWSHGGMFPNGINGFILSFQMVVFAFVGIELVGLTAGETEDPEKVIPKAINNIPIRVLIFYIGALIVIMSIYPWSAINPMESPFVQVFVAVGIAAAAGIVNFVVLTSAASACNSAIFSTSRMVFSLAKDKNAPVPFTKLTSHKVPSNALFFSTVVILIAVVLNYVMPEGVFTLITSISTVCFLFIWGITVICHLKYRKTRPDLAKVNKFKLPLYPFSNYLILAFLAFVLVVLALAEDTRVALFVTPVWFILLIAIYKLRKTKTNQAEEGKVVGK
- the brnQ gene encoding branched-chain amino acid transport system II carrier protein codes for the protein MENKIPFSFIVIIGLMLFALFFGAGNLIFPAMLGQSAGSNIWSANMGFLLTGVGLPLLGVLAFGFSGKEDLQSLASRVHPIFGVVFTTVLYLAIGPLFAMPRTGSVSFEIGVKPFISEGSSSIALLVFTIAFFSITCFFSLNPAKIVDIVGKILTPIKLTFIGILVVVGFIYPIGKFQAPTDNYTTHSFFNGFQEGYLTMDALASFVFGIIIINAIKEKGAKTKKQIITVCVKAIGISAVILAIIYTALSYIGASSVGKLGHLENGGAVLAKVSNYYFGSYGGVLLGLMITVACLTTSVGLTTSCAAYFHKLLPAISYKKLAIGLSVFSTIVANIGLTQLISISVPVLSIIYPLAIVLIILTFFHPLFNGKSEVYQGSMLLTFFVSLVSGINDSGILIPIDKFFSHYLPFYEILNDSALNISIINKFFSHYLPMYDIGLGWVIPAIVGGLLGLGVSMLKNNEQIKYKSTVLDK